The Vairimorpha necatrix chromosome 11, complete sequence genome window below encodes:
- a CDS encoding chitin synthase export chaperone, with the protein MIITDYICSEIDLPLCKYISQNACNYSSRYEYLGKMKIYSPTFLCLLICNLGMINWMIGHVQNLCSSIGRTEMSFFYYLYAMSNFLQMFLICLKDKVENMHFILTVLHLIISNMCFFSLLVGSYTQDMFTGKWGVQSNLILYSFTAAYGFLSAIVIFFGLLLRSSVTIFVSCLVSNFIIGYAYYVKQFRKLNKIKGEIWAYGTILISLLFFALAVGSMFIDSKFIGILTDKYIDNLFFHNLFLFCAIVMIHKFWLSVCDYEVECLLLDIK; encoded by the coding sequence ATGATCATCACAGATTACATATGCTCAGAAATAGACTTACCATTATGCAAATATATCAGTCAGAATGCCTGTAATTATTCAAGTAGATATGAATATCTAGGGAAGATGAAGATTTATTCTCCTACATTCCTTTGTCTATTAATTTGTAACTTAGGTATGATTAATTGGATGATAGGCCATGTTCAGAATTTATGCTCTAGTATTGGTAGAACAGAGATGAGTTTCTTCTACTATTTATACGCCATGTCTAATTTCTTACAGATGTTCCTGATCTGCCTTAAGGATAAAGTAGAGAATATGCATTTTATCCTGACTGTCCTCCACTtgattatttctaatatgtGCTTCTTCTCTTTACTAGTGGGTTCTTATACACAGGACATGTTTACGGGGAAATGGGGTGTACAGAGTAATCTTATCCTGTACTCGTTCACTGCTGCTTATGGTTTCCTCAGTGCCATAGTCATCTTCTTTGGTCTACTTCTGAGATCTTCAGTGACTATCTTTGTGTCTTGTCTAGTGTCTAATTTCATTATTGGATATGCTTACTATGTCAAGCAGTTTAGGAAATTGAATAAGATCAAGGGGGAGATTTGGGCCTATGGGACTATTCTGATTTCCCTGTTGTTCTTTGCCTTGGCAGTTGGGTCTATGTTTATTGATTCCAAGTTTATAGGTATACTTACTGATAAATATATAGATAATCTCTTTTTccataatttatttctgtTTTGTGCTATAGTCATGATTCATAAGTTCTGGTTATCTGTATGTGATTATGAAGTGGAGTGTTTATTATTAGACATTAAGTAA